A region from the Triticum urartu cultivar G1812 chromosome 1, Tu2.1, whole genome shotgun sequence genome encodes:
- the LOC125533027 gene encoding ethylene-responsive transcription factor ERF026-like, with the protein MEQGREGMMGSLCGRRPRAETRHPVYRGVRFRAGKWVSEIRELRKHTRIWLGTYPTPEMAAAAYDAAALALRGAGTALNFPDAARSRPAPASMSADDVRAAAAAAAASAMASTWAPQRSDQCYGDQLHAGEPDRRDDAIGVVDEDDVFEMPRLMVSMAEGLMISPPVLGTPAADGYSAASYYAEAEDEDAVSLWDHS; encoded by the coding sequence atggagcaagggagggaggggATGATGGGGAGCCTCTGCGGGAGGCGGCCGCGGGCGGAGACGCGCCACCCGGTGTACCGCGGCGTGCGGTTCCGGGCGGGGAAGTGGGTGTCGGAGATCCGGGAGCTGCGCAAGCACACCAGGATCTGGCTCGGCACCTACCCGACGCCCGAGATGGCCGCCGCGGCGTACGACGCGGCCGCATTGGCCCTGCGTGGCGCGGGGACGGCGCTCAACTTCCCAGACGCGGCAAGGTCGCGCCCCGCGCCGGCGTCCATGTCCGCCGACGATGTCCGGGCTGCGGCGGCCGCTGCCGCCGCGTCCGCGATGGCCAGCACCTGGGCTCCTCAGCGCAGCGACCAATGCTACGGCGATCAGCTGCATGCAGGCGAGCCGGACAGGCGTGACGACGCGATCGGCGTCGTGGACGAGGACGACGTGTTCGAGATGCCGCGGCTGATGGTGAGCATGGCGGAGGGGCTGATGATCAGCCCGCCGGTGCTGGGCACACCGGCGGCGGACGGTTACTCGGCGGCGTCGTACTACGCGGAAGCTGAGGATGAGGACGCCGTGAGCTTGTGGGATCACTCTTGA